A genomic region of Papaver somniferum cultivar HN1 chromosome 7, ASM357369v1, whole genome shotgun sequence contains the following coding sequences:
- the LOC113298391 gene encoding uncharacterized protein LOC113298391, whose amino-acid sequence MALTPKKKKNVQPLPLESSDPPPPTTTSSSPPADKGKRTKCPGVRKVGRKIYDSENGTTCHQCRQKTMELVAACKNDSKPCTSAKKKNEPCNLKFCHKCLTNRYGEKAEEVKLLDGWHCPKCRGICNCSFCRKKRGDEPTGILIHRAKATGYESVSQLLTLRGPECLVSLKKKHSSSTKEVSKSKCGKENSQDGNIIPDLNEKPLESENYEITIQRSNCKIPGDTDQNSNSGGNIVSSPKRNNSESMHEGDISPETKKSKKSRVSKGDDEKTGETNADEFNDSVVNHPLPQGVELINIVGIALPPEDAGHALQFLEFCNAFEQVLDLKKGLPESILQELVTTGCSSRIPGQCSLVIQMHIQLLSLIQKDTGEESTCPSSEHNSWLQALDKCVAESNYAFKETNCFQKDVDVYNKLEVSQKLRLLNFLCDETLGTSAMRRWIDDEKDRCSERVRKAREKVDAAKQKEDKLILKMREEVANVIAESGDSVSISEHEERISKIQAEAANAHAEKLEATRMVPKKNQRSHAYRTEPILSEGNGHTFWSLKGHSSGSSIMLQDVGSWDSDTPGDKWFSYDCEQQTAVEDYISSVRKRRLRLQHEDANRDE is encoded by the exons ATGGCACTAACtcctaagaaaaagaaaaatgttcaACCATTACCATTAGAATCATCTGATCCACCTCCTCCTACTACTACTAGTTCTTCACCACCTGCTGATAAGGGTAAGCGCACAAAGTGTCCTGGAGTTCGTAAAGTTGGGCGCAAAATCTATGATTCTGAGAATGGAACTACTTGCCATCAG TGCCGGCAAAAAACCATGGAGTTAGTAGCTGCATGCAAGAACGATAGTAAACCCTGTACGAGCgccaagaaaaaaaatgaacctTGTAATTTAAAATTCTGTCACAAGTGCCTCACAAATAG GTATGGAGAAAAAGCAGAAGAGGTGAAATTACTGGATGGATGGCACTGTCCCAAATGTAGAGGGATTTGTAATTGTAGTTTTTGTAG GAAAAAGAGAGGAGACGAACCTACTGGTATCTTAATTCATAGAGCCAAAGCAACGGGATATGAATCCGTATCACAACTACTGACTCTCAGAGGCCCTGAGTGTCTGGTTTCCTTAAAGAAAAAACATTCTTCTTCTACCAAG GAAGTATCAAAGAGTAAATGTGGGAAGGAGAATTCTCAAGATGGAAATATTATTCCAGATTTGAATGAGAAGCCGTTAGAATCGGAAAATTATGAGATTACAATTCAGAGAAGCAATTGTAAAATACCTGGAGATACTGACCAGAATAGTAATTCCGGAGGTAATATTGTAAGTTCTCCAAAGAGAAACAATAGTGAGAGCATGCATGAGGGTGACATTAGCCCTGAAACAAAGAAGTCTAAGAAATCCCGAGTATCGAAGGGTGACGACGAGAAGACGGGTGAAACAAATGCTGATGAATTCAATGATTCAGTAGTCAACCATCCATTACCTCAAGGTGTTGAGCTAATAAATATAGTTGGCATTGCCCTACCCCCCGAAGATGCTGGACATGCTCTTCAATTCCTAGAATTCTGCAATGCTTTTGAACAG GTTTTAGATTTGAAGAAAGGACTGCCTGAATCTATTCTTCAAGAACTGGTAACAACTGGGTGTAGCAGTAGGATCCCAGGACAGTGCTCTTTGGTCATTCAGATGCATATCCAATTGCTTTCTTTGATACAAAAGGACACGGGAGAAGA ATCTACGTGTCCTTCAAGTGAACATAATTCGTGGCTGCAAGCTTTGGACAAATGTGTTGCAGAGTCTAACTATGCTTTTAAGGAAACAAATTGctttcaaaaggatgtggatgtATATAACAAGCTAGAAGTCTCGCAAAAGTTGAGACTTTTGAACTTCTTATGTGATGAGACCCTTGGAACTTC AGCCATGAGAAGATGGATCGACGATGAAAAGGATAGATGTTCTGAAAGAGTGAGGAAGGCCAGAGAAAAGGTTGATGCTGCAAAACAAAAG GAAGACAAACTGATTCTGAAGATGCGTGAGGAGGTTGCGAATGTTATTGCCGAAAGTGGTGATTCTGTGTCTATTTCTGAGCACGAGGAACGTATTTCAAAGATTCAAGCTGAAGCAGCAAATGCTCATGCGGAGAAACTAGAAGCAACACGCATGGTGCCTAAGA AAAACCAAAGATCACATGCGTATAGAACGGAACCTATTCTTTCGGAAGGAAATGGTCATACATTTTGGAGTCTCAAAGGCCATTCATCTGGATCGTCAATCATGCTTCAAG ATGTTGGAAGCTGGGATTCTGATACACCTGGAGATAAGTGGTTCTCGTATGATTGTGAGCAGCAAACGGCAGTTGAGGATTACATCTCTTCCGTAAG AAAGAGAAGACTTAGGCTGCAACATGAAGATGCCAACAGGGATGAGTAA
- the LOC113298392 gene encoding uncharacterized protein LOC113298392, which translates to MAVAMKAGGGGRTLLSMELPHAVIPRSQSQIRIKPSGTTFIFNPSFSVKPNHRQLVFVTRAADSTQPSSSASVSISNNSNKTVIPDPEFTLAKVSFGVIGLGLGVSLLSYGFGAYFNILPGSEWSAIMLTYGFPLAIIGMALKYAELKPVPCITYSDAEALREKCATEILKQVRNDVIRFRYGDEQHLDEALKRIFQYGQGGGIARRSAPILQKIREEVTEDGKYSLVLVFQAKSLELSDFEKRQAKFASFFGPGIRAEIRKDENDLYEVYLVSETAS; encoded by the exons ATGGCAGTGGCTATGAAAGCAGGAGGAGGTGGAAGGACTTTGCTGTCTATGGAATTGCCTCATGCTGTTATTCCTCGCTCTCAATCTCAAATACGTATTAAACCCTCCGGTACTACCTTCATTTTCAATCCTTCCTTTTCTGTAAAGCCTAATCACCGTCAGTTGGTATTTGTCACAAGAGCTGCTGATTCCACACAACCTTCTTCATCAGCTTCTGTTAGCATCTCTAACAACAGCAACAAAACCGTTATTCCTGACCCTGAATTCACCCTTGCCAAG GTTTCCTTTGGTGTTATTGGACTTGGCCTTGGAGTTTCACTTCTGTC ATATGGGTTTGGGGCCTATTTCAATATTCTTCCTGGTTCTGAATGGTCCGCGATCATGCTAACTTATGGATTTCCACTTGCAATTATTGGAATGGCTCTAAAG TATGCAGAGCTCAAACCAGTTCCGTGCATAACATATTCAGATGCAGAAGCGTTGAGGGAGAAATGTGCTACTGAAATTCTCAAACAG GTGAGAAATGATGTTATTAGATTTCGGTATGGTGATGAGCAGCATCTGGATGAAGCCTTGAAACGTATTTTCCAATACGGACAG GGTGGAGGAATTGCGCGAAGAAGCGCACCAATTCTGCAAAAGATACGTGAAGAG GTTACAGAAGATGGAAAATACAGTTTGGTATTGGTTTTCCAGGCAAAATCTCTTGAGTTATCAGATTTTGAGAAACGGCAG GCAAAGTTTGCTTCATTCTTTGGACCAGGAATCAGAGCAGAAATCA GGAAAGACGAGAACGACCTTTATGAAGTCTATCTTGTTTCCGAAACAGCTTCTTAA